The Nocardia sp. NBC_00508 nucleotide sequence ACCGGTTTGCTGCAAACCCACCTCGGCTTCCACTACGGCTTCGGCGTGGCGGCGATCGGTATGGCGTTCGGCCTCACCCAGTACATGGCGTTCCGCCGCAACCTCGGCACGCACGGTCGTGAGGTACCCAACCCGCTCCCGCACAATGCCATCCGGCCGCTGGTCGCCGCGCTGGCCGGAGCCGTGCTGCTCGTCGTGGTCGTGTGGGTGACCGGCCTGGTCACGTTGGACAACCTGCCCGAAGTGACGACCGGGGTCATTGTCGCCGCTTCGGTCGCGTACTTCGCCGTGTTGCTCACCAGCGCCAAGGTCACCCCATTCGAGCGCAGCCGGGTGCGCGCGTTCCTCCCGTTGTTCATCGCCAACGCCGTGTTCTTTTCGCTGTTCAAGCAGATCTTCACGGTGCTGGCGGTCTACTCCGACGAACGGATGAACTGGAGCGTCTTCGGCTGGACCGCGCCGTCGAGCTGGATCGGTTCGGTCCAGCCGGTGTGGGTCATCCTGCTCTCGCCGCTGTTCGCGCTGCTGTGGACCAAGCTCGGGCAGCGCGCTCCGAGTACGCCGCGGAAATTCGCGCTCGGCGTGATCGGCATGGGGATTGCATTCTGGTTGTTCGTGCCCATGTCGGGCACTCCCGGGCGCGCTGTGCCCGCACTGCTCGTGCTGGCGATCATGGCCGTATTCGCGATCGCCGAACTGCTGCTCTCACCGGTGGGTCTTGCGGTTACCACCCAGCTGGCACCGGAAGCTTTCCGAGCCCAGATGATGGCGCTGTATTTTTTCTCCATTGGCATTGGAACGTCGATGTCGGGTACTTTGGCTCGGTTCTATGACCCCGGTCACGAGTTCGCCTACTTCGGTATCACCGGGACGGCCGTGGTGTGTGCGGGACTGATCGTCGCCGCTGTCGCACCGCGGATCAGCAAGTTCATGGCTGGCGTGCATTGACGCGCCGCCGGGGTACAGAACAGATGCACACCAGCGCTGATGAAGGAGAATCCGTGACGAACCCCAGGCCACAAGCCGAGACGGCGGGTGATGTCTCGTCTCGTGGGAGC carries:
- a CDS encoding peptide MFS transporter; this translates as MVEAATSHESGATRTLFGHPIGLANLFGVELWERFSFYGMVTILGYYLYYSATDGGLGLAKDTAIGIVGAYGGLVYLSTVLGGWIADRLLGMERTLFYGGVVVMAGHIALAVLPGLSGVGVGLLLVALGSGGLKANASSLLGTLYPKGDARAAGGFTLFYLGINLGAFSGPLLTGLLQTHLGFHYGFGVAAIGMAFGLTQYMAFRRNLGTHGREVPNPLPHNAIRPLVAALAGAVLLVVVVWVTGLVTLDNLPEVTTGVIVAASVAYFAVLLTSAKVTPFERSRVRAFLPLFIANAVFFSLFKQIFTVLAVYSDERMNWSVFGWTAPSSWIGSVQPVWVILLSPLFALLWTKLGQRAPSTPRKFALGVIGMGIAFWLFVPMSGTPGRAVPALLVLAIMAVFAIAELLLSPVGLAVTTQLAPEAFRAQMMALYFFSIGIGTSMSGTLARFYDPGHEFAYFGITGTAVVCAGLIVAAVAPRISKFMAGVH